In one window of Gemmatimonadota bacterium DNA:
- a CDS encoding CoA-binding protein has product MTTDWRTHLLESDEAVAALLARVRSVAVLGIKTPETGAPAHFVPAFAQRAGLRIHPVPVYYPELTAMLGEPVHRTVAGIGTRVDLVNVFRRPQDIPSHLDDLLAAKPGAVWFQSGIRHDAAAEVLARAGIDVVQDRCLMTEMEKKAEGRR; this is encoded by the coding sequence ATGACCACCGACTGGCGCACCCACCTGCTGGAATCCGACGAGGCCGTCGCCGCCCTGCTCGCCCGGGTCCGCTCCGTCGCGGTCCTGGGCATCAAGACGCCCGAAACGGGCGCCCCGGCGCATTTCGTCCCCGCCTTCGCCCAGCGCGCGGGCCTCCGCATCCATCCGGTGCCGGTCTACTACCCGGAGCTCACGGCGATGCTCGGCGAACCGGTCCACCGGACGGTCGCGGGGATCGGCACGCGCGTCGACCTGGTGAACGTCTTCCGGCGCCCGCAGGACATTCCGTCACACCTGGACGACCTGCTCGCGGCGAAGCCGGGGGCAGTCTGGTTCCAGTCGGGGATCCGCCATGACGCGGCGGCCGAAGTGCTGGCCCGCGCGGGGATCGATGTGGTGCAGGACCGATGTTTGATGACGGAGATGGAGAAGAAGGCAGAAGGTAGAAGGTAG